In a single window of the Pyramidobacter porci genome:
- a CDS encoding iron transporter: protein MKKSFVAMLAGLAVMALAASVMAAPAVEKPGESGFAEISIGEEKQVGPYNVAAVYFQAVDMYPAGKNPSKEESDMHLEADIHLQPEYAVQYGFGAGDNIWPAYLTVKYEILDKNNKIVMYGSFMPMNADDGPHYGANIKKGLKVGTYTLRLTIEPPTDYLLHTDPETGVPAKENAKDYFKTYTCDFKWKYTAEQLQNQ, encoded by the coding sequence ATGAAAAAGTCTTTCGTTGCAATGCTGGCCGGTCTTGCCGTGATGGCTCTGGCCGCGTCCGTCATGGCCGCCCCCGCGGTGGAGAAGCCCGGTGAGAGCGGCTTTGCCGAAATCTCCATCGGCGAAGAGAAGCAGGTCGGCCCCTACAACGTCGCCGCCGTGTACTTCCAGGCCGTCGATATGTATCCCGCCGGCAAGAATCCTTCCAAAGAAGAGTCCGACATGCACCTCGAGGCCGATATCCACCTGCAGCCCGAATACGCCGTGCAGTACGGCTTCGGCGCCGGCGACAACATCTGGCCCGCGTATCTGACCGTCAAGTACGAGATCCTCGACAAGAACAACAAGATCGTCATGTATGGCTCCTTCATGCCCATGAACGCCGATGACGGTCCCCACTACGGCGCCAACATCAAAAAGGGCCTGAAAGTCGGCACCTACACGCTGCGTCTGACCATCGAGCCGCCCACGGATTATCTCCTTCACACCGATCCCGAGACCGGCGTGCCTGCCAAGGAGAACGCCAAGGATTACTTCAAGACCTACACCTGCGATTTCAAATGGAAGTACACCGCTGAGCAGCTTCAGAATCAGTAA